From Slackia heliotrinireducens DSM 20476:
GGCCTCCTGCGGAACCGTCTACGGCGTGGTGGCCGCATCCGACAACGCCGACACGGCATGGGCCGTCGAGACCCCCGACGCCAACCAGGCACAGGGTAAGCTTGTCAAGGTCGAATCCGTGCAAGGCACCTTCAGCTACAACCAGGACACCCTGTCCTCCAACGCCGACATCTCCGGCATCTTCAACCGTCAGGTAGCAAGCCTGTGCGGCGCCCGCCCGGCCGACGAGTGCGAGCCGGCGTCCATCGGCGACTGGCAGCTGTCCATCACCGGCGACGTGCAGAACTCGTTCACGGCGACGCTCGAGGAGCTCTCCGAGACCGACTCCAAGCAGACCATCATGACCTGCACCTGCACGAACAACATGCCGGGCGGCGACGCCATCGTCAACGCCAGCGTCCAGGGCATCCCCGTGACCTCGCTCATCAAGCAGGCCGGCATCGCCCCCGAAGTGAACACCGTGGTGTTCAAGGCCTCCGACGGCATGGAGTCCGCCCTGCCGCTTGACTATGTCATCGGCCATGGCGCACTGGTGGTTTACGACATCAACGACGAAGACCTGTCCGCTTCCGTGGGCGGCACGAACCAGCTGTGGATCGAATCCTCCGCCGGC
This genomic window contains:
- a CDS encoding molybdopterin-dependent oxidoreductase; protein product: MNNTMKRAGSLGISAAMVLASCGTVYGVVAASDNADTAWAVETPDANQAQGKLVKVESVQGTFSYNQDTLSSNADISGIFNRQVASLCGARPADECEPASIGDWQLSITGDVQNSFTATLEELSETDSKQTIMTCTCTNNMPGGDAIVNASVQGIPVTSLIKQAGIAPEVNTVVFKASDGMESALPLDYVIGHGALVVYDINDEDLSASVGGTNQLWIESSAGKYFTRDVVEVSFEARDQAPEAPTFEPGEMDYVNRPNVSVELAG